A single region of the Plasmodium malariae genome assembly, chromosome: 7 genome encodes:
- the PmUG01_07026400 gene encoding BSD-domain protein, putative → MYSLWKEVSDQIKKKAENLNTTFQELGTNNITKSSCNNEEYNSDGKISENNEDKSYKDSLQDKINIINNKYINNKDFSELHYYNEKFMSGFNNIKKIVGDIYKDKLNNTSGDSNNSGNNRGNSSGNNRENNRGNNRGNNSGNNRGNNSGNNSGNNRENNRGNNRGNNRENGGTSGSTYGSSKINSSTNSNKNSSGNNCGNLGNDADDRSASNKKFYLSKIVPWKKADIMISKIYRKKYDQGFPLNLPDQNLKKEVYQKILKLNLDRNRIYNTNILQDYNFNWLKKKEQSEQIMKEDNNLLSTKNFLVPFYMHETDFWKSYFFNIDIIYNEIADAIYEKHVSRQMSKQSNEQINMLSGSSNSAFPLDISGFNSQRNFHRDEHNNIRRSSRNSRRSSRRSSRRSSRRSSRRSSRRSSRHSDLRVSPNDGNAQINIDQACIPKNEKSSERSNQCSNQSCKGTNRVSTGGRLEKENNAVNSLDEKSYATKRDHDIHLDTIDNCANLKSVNNINSYTNSNSLFELNHSISKKNKEKVILNKEGDTYSRTTLRGNPHNNIIGLSKKDNSTDEYVSMSSFDGKGSIKKTKINGLNFYMDRDVYMHLSEKMSSLNNFLAHQTHTRKSCNNGSDITRWCNNSNGSKKEDTGVSSDKFHCDSISFEEQNSDMPEQNVKLNDAPNLSAPIKEMLINEGTPLQKEKNDKNEKNDKNDKNDKNNKIPSEPNSEQNLKLLNESHEVSERICGMDVQSNIDQHSCFYQGICNLTVDELFHSNSNIRVNNSGRNENKQQQRFATEENEHVINRKGIEAERVEVEHVEEEHVGAERVEVEHVEVEHVEAEHVEVEHVGAVSIHDNLPWEGMVHIGTAIEEGSCRKVKAYSSHEIETKRNELDKCSLTTKNILSGGIKTDEILFYPNELDNVVSTDMKNREKLVPMVDNLKKKNESLIFELKENNSEPLHSFRNNIDVSSIVNGKNNEMDSNKYKRHVDSIFPSTKEANFLGVHENYINRGNNSGSNYGSNNMLSFSFNINSNGSTNEIANEWEGENTFVHNNQHGTSILELSKERNKMKEERVVEGEEDETVSVKEYSLPVEHINKISCKRNNEYYEHGKNVEIKNKMNVEGNLVDVCSNKIKNDTYDLFKSDDINIDDINFADDMEFDIDSNKFDAAELEQFEKDLLNASII, encoded by the coding sequence ATGTACTCCCTGTGGAAAGAGGTAAGTgaccaaataaaaaaaaaagcggaAAATTTAAATACGACATTTCAAGAATTAGGTACAAACAATATTACTAAGTCGAGTTGTaataatgaagaatataataGCGATGGTAAAATAAGTGAAAACAATGAAGACAAAAGTTATAAAGATAGCTTAcaggataaaataaatatcataaataataaatatataaataataaagactTTTCGGAGTTACACTATTACAATGAAAAGTTTATGAGCGGCtttaacaatataaaaaaaattgtaggggatatatataaagataagCTGAATAACACAAGTGGGGATAGCAATAACAGCGGTAATAACAGAGGCAATAGCAGCGGTAATAACAGAGAAAATAACAGAGGAAATAACAGAGGCAATAATAGTGGAAATAACAGAGGCAATAATAGTGGAAATAACAGTGGCAATAACAGAGAAAATAACAGAGGAAATAACAGAGGTAATAACAGAGAAAATGGTGGCACCAGTGGCAGCACTTATGGAAGCAGCAAAATTAATAGCAGCACCAATAGTAATAAGAATAGCAGCGGGAACAACTGTGGTAACCTTGGAAACGATGCGGACGACAGATCAgcaagtaataaaaaattttatctcTCTAAAATTGTTCCATGGAAAAAAGCAGATATTATGATTTCGAAAATTTACAGGAAGAAATACGACCAAGGATTTCCATTAAATTTACCTGAtcaaaatttgaaaaaagaggtgtatcaaaaaatattaaaattaaatttagatagaaatagaatatataataccaATATTTTACAggattataattttaactggttaaagaaaaaagaacaaagtGAACAAATCATGAAAGaagataataatttattaagcaccaaaaattttttagttcCTTTTTATATGCATGAAACTGATTTTTGGAAGTCGTACTTTTTTAACattgatattatatataacgaAATTGCCGATGCCATTTACGAAAAGCATGTGAGCAGACAAATGAGCAAACAGTCAAACGAACAGATAAACATGCTAAGTGGTAGCTCTAATTCGGCCTTTCCCTTGGATATCAGCGGATTCAACAGTCAGAGAAACTTTCACAGGGATGAACACAATAACATTCGAAGAAGCAGTCGAAACAGTCGACGAAGCAGTAGACGAAGCAGTAGACGAAGCAGTAGACGAAGCAGTCGACGAAGCAGTCGACGAAGCAGTCGACATAGTGATCTCCGCGTCAGTCCCAATGATGGTAATGCTCAAATCAATATAGACCAAGCTTGCATCCCAAAGAACGAGAAATCCTCTGAACGTAGTAACCAATGTAGTAACCAAAGCTGTAAAGGAACAAACAGAGTAAGCACCGGTGGGAGGttagaaaaggaaaacaatGCAGTAAACTCACTTGATGAGAAGAGTTATGCTACTAAAAGAGATCATGATATACACCTGGATACTATAGACAATTGTGCTAATTTAAAAAGtgtaaataacataaatagcTATACGAATTCAAATAGTTTGTTTGAGTTAAATCATTCTATaagtaaaaagaataaagaaaaggTGATACTTAACAAAGAAGGAGATACATATTCAAGGACTACGTTACGTGGTAATcctcataataatataattggTTTATCTAAGAAAGATAACAGTACAGATGAATACGTATCAATGTCGTCATTTGATGGAAAAGGTTCCATAAAGAAGACCAAAATAAATGGGTTAAACTTCTATATGGACAGAGATGTTTACATGCACTTAAGCGAAAAGATGAGCAGCCTGAACAACTTTTTGGCTCATCAAACGCATACTCGTAAAAGTTGTAATAATGGTAGTGATATCACCCGATGGTGTAATAACAGCAATGGTAGCAAAAAAGAAGACACTGGCGTATCCTCTGATAAATTTCACTGTGATAGCATTTCGTTTGAAGAACAAAATAGTGATATGCCCGAGCAAAATGTAAAACTAAATGATGCACCAAATTTAAGTGCTCCAATAAAGGAGATGCTCATTAATGAGGGTACTCCTCTacagaaggaaaaaaatgacaaaaacgagaaaaatgataaaaatgataaaaatgataaaaacaataaaataccATCAGAGCCTAATTCAGAAcagaatttaaaattattgaatGAATCACATGAAGTAAGTGAAAGGATTTGCGGAATGGATGTTCAGAGTAACATAGACCAGCATTCCTGCTTTTACCAGGGAATATGTAATTTAACAGTAGATGAACTGTTCCATAGTAATTCTAATATAAGAGTAAATAACTCAGGTAGAAATGAGAACAAGCAGCAGCAAAGATTCGCTACGGAAGAGAACGAACATGTTATAAATAGGAAAGGAATAGAAGCAGAACGTGTAGAAGTAGAACACGTAGAAGAAGAACACGTAGGAGCAGAACGTGTAGAAGTAGAACACGTAGAAGTAGAACACGTAGAAGCAGAACACGTAGAAGTAGAACACGTAGGAGCAGTGTCAATACATGATAACTTGCCATGGGAAGGTATGGTACATATTGGTACGGCAATCGAGGAAGGTTCATGCAGAAAAGTAAAGGCGTATTCCTCGCACGAGATAGAAACAAAACGAAACGAACTTGACAAGTGTAGtttaacaacaaaaaatatattatcagGAGGAATAAAGACGGatgaaattttgttttacccCAATGAACTTGATAATGTCGTTTCTACTGACATgaaaaatagagaaaagCTTGTTCCTATGGTTGAtaatcttaaaaaaaaaaatgaatcattaatttttgagttaaaggaaaataatagtGAACCATTGCATTCATTTCGTAATAACATTGATGTGAGTAGCATCGTGAatggtaaaaataatgaaatggATAGCAATAAATATAAGCGGCATGTAGATTCTATATTTCCCTCTACAAAGGAGGCAAACTTTTTAGGCGTCCATGAGAATTACATAAATAGGGGAAATAATTCTGGTTCAAACTACGGTAGCAACAATATGCTTAGCTTTAGTTTCAATATTAATTCTAATGGTTCTACAAATGAAATAGCTAATGAATGGGAAGGTGAGAATACATTTGTTCATAATAACCAGCACGGTACAAGTATATTGGAGCTGTCCAAGGAAAGGAACAAAATGAAAGAGGAAAGAGTAGTGGAAGGAGAGGAAGACGAGACGGTGAGTGTAAAGGAGTATTCCCTGCCCGTTGagcatattaataaaataagctGCAAACGAAATAACGAATATTATGAACACGGGAAAAATGTAGAGATAAAGAACAAGATGAATGTTGAGGGTAACTTGGTGGATGTGTGTtcgaataaaataaaaaatgatacatATGACTTGTTTAAATCAGATGATATAAACATAGACGATATAAATTTTGCTGACGATATGGAATTTGATATAGACTCGAATAAATTTGACGCTGCGGAATTAGAGCAGTTTGAAAAGGACTTGTTAAATGCTTCAATTATTTGA
- the NDH2 gene encoding type II NADH:ubiquinone oxidoreductase, putative — translation MLMNVRKNKINNLLRKIKYTYEKNWMNDGKENKKKEKVLVLGSGWGGINFLLNIDFNKYDVTLISPRNYFTFTPLLPCLCCGTLSVNACRESVSRFLKKNGCSGNYLQLECTDIMYKEKYVKCMDSNNEEVNIMYDYLIIAVGAKTNSFNIKGVEKYALFVKDVDDALRIRRKFLENLEMCTFEKNNVISDEKKKYMLHVVIVGGGPTGVEVAGEFADFVNKEIRKKYDDIFPLISISIIEGGNNLLPTFTQSISDFTKNNFKNLNINVLTNYYVTEVDEQYFTIQSSVNKNEKKKIPYGLIIWASGLAQTPLVNNFLKKIPEQVNNKILNVNSQLNVIGINTNNIFAIGDCKKIQPLQLHHHTNEIIQFLNCSKLTSDTLKIKAEKLAMTFPQVSESKWDYIKNKTGDMNEQQFHDYLYQIDQHYKSPSPTAQNAKQEARYLSHVFNHILPGKNDQLLIPSFQEKWKGSLAYIGNHQAVANLPFYEIKGGLFSFTFWRMVYIQLMLTWKTRYFFFIDSLRTRICGRPFVK, via the coding sequence ATGCTAATGAACGTtcgaaagaataaaattaataatttattaagaaaaataaaatatacgtatGAAAAAAACTGGATGAACGATGGTAAGGAAAATAAGAAGAAGGAAAAGGTGTTAGTACTAGGGTCAGGATGGGGaggtattaattttttgttgaatattgattttaataaatacgATGTAACTTTAATTTCTCCTCGAAATTATTTTACGTTTACTCCTTTATTGCCATGTTTATGTTGTGGTACGTTAAGTGTAAATGCATGTAGAGAAAGTGTGAGcagatttttaaaaaaaaatggatgtTCAGGTAATTATTTACAACTCGAATGTACAGatataatgtataaagaaaaatatgtaaaatgtatGGATAGTAACAATGAAGAggtaaatattatgtatgattatttaataattgcAGTAGGAGCAAAGACAAActcatttaatattaaaggGGTAGAAAAATATGCTTTGTTTGTTAAAGATGTAGATGATGCTTTACGGATAAGAAGAAAATTCTTAGAAAATTTAGAAATGTGtacatttgaaaaaaataatgtaatatcagatgaaaaaaaaaaatatatgcttcATGTAGTGATTGTAGGAGGTGGTCCTACCGGTGTAGAAGTAGCAGGGGAATTTGCTGATTTTGTTAATAAGGAAATccgaaaaaaatatgatgatATTTTCCCACTTATTTCTATTAGTATAATTGAGGGAGGGAATAATTTACTTCCAACCTTTACACAAAGCATATCtgattttacaaaaaataattttaaaaatttaaatataaatgtactgacaaattattatgtaacCGAGGTAGATGAACAATATTTTACCATTCAGTCAagtgttaataaaaatgaaaagaaaaaaattccaTATGGTCTAATTATATGGGCAAGTGGATTAGCACAAACACCacttgttaataattttttaaaaaaaatacctgaacaagttaataataaaattttaaatgtcaATTCTCAATTAAACGTTATAGGAATAAATACTAATAATATCTTTGCCATAGGagattgtaaaaaaatacaacCACTTCAGTTACATCACCACACAAATGAAATCattcaatttttaaattgttctAAGTTAACATCTGATACCTTGAAAATAAAAGCAGAAAAATTGGCAATGACCTTTCCACAGGTAAGTGAATCCAAATGggattatataaaaaataaaacagggGATATGAATGAACAACAATTTCatgattatttatatcaaaTAGATCAACATTATAAATCACCGAGCCCGACTGCACAAAATGCTAAACAAGAAGCTCGTTATTTGTCTCATGTATTTAATCATATTCTACCAGGTAAAAATGATCAGTTACTCATTCCATCATTTCaagaaaaatggaaaggCTCTTTAGCATATATAGGAAATCATCAAGCCGTTGCAAATCTTCCTTTTTACGAAATTAAAGGAGGTCTCTTTTCCTTTACCTTTTGGAGGATGGTCTATATTCAATTAATGCTAACATGGAAAACTCGTTACTTCTTTTTCATCGACAGTTTGCGCACGAGGATATGCGGGCGTCCCTTTGTTAAGTGA
- the UBC9 gene encoding SUMO-conjugating enzyme UBC9, putative (unknown EC number: 6.3.2.19), which yields MSIAKKRLAQERAEWRKDHPAGFSAKYSPMSDGKGLDIMKWVCKIPGKKGGLWEGGEFPLTMEFTEDYPSKPPKCKFTTVLFHPNIYPSGTVCLSILNEDEDWKPSITIKQILLGIQDLLDNPNPNSPAQAEPFLLYQQDRDSYEKKVKKQALEFRPKD from the exons ATGTCTATTGCTAAGAAGAGGTTAGCACAGGAGAGGGCTGAGTGGAGGAAAGATCATCCTGCAGGATTTTCAGCAAAATATAGTCCAATGAGTGATGGAAAAGGATTAGATATTATGAAATGGGTATGCAAAATTCCAGGAAAAAAG GGGGGTCTATGGGAAGGGGGTGAATTTCCCCTGACGATGGAATTTACAGAAGACTATCCAAGCAAACCTCCAAAATGCAAATTTACAACTGTGCTGTTTCATCCAAATATTTATCCATCAG gGACGGTATGTCTGTCCATTTTAAATGAAGACGAAGACTGGAAACCATCGATAACTATTAAACAAATTCTTTTAGGGATTCAA GATTTGTTGGACAACCCTAACCCGAATTCCCCGGCTCAAGCGGAGCCTTTCCTTTTGTATCAACAGGACAGAGACTCGTAcgagaaaaaagtaaaaaagcaGGCATTAGAATTTAGACCGAAGGATTGA